A window of Ardenticatenales bacterium genomic DNA:
CACATTGGAGGATGAACTGCTGGAAGCCATGATCATGGTGGACGAGTGCACTGCCACCAACGAAGAAGCAACCACTGTCTGGCAGCAGATTGCACGGGCGTGGAATCGGGAACAGGCGCGGCTACGGCAAGAGCAGGCGCAGTTGGTTGAGCAGATTCAACGCCTGCAGCAGGCGCGCCAGGCGCATATCACGATCATTGACGGCTCGCTGCTGACGGAATATGAACATATTCGGCGCAAGCAGCGAAATGGCGTCGCGGTGGCCGGACTGAAGCAAAATGTCTGCCAGGGCTGCCGTGTGACGGTCTCCGCGAACAAGGTGCGCGAGGCCGGCGAAGGCCAGCTTGTCTATTGCGGCAGTTGCGGGCGCATTTTGCATCCGCAATAGCCGGAACAGAAAAAAAGGCGCGGATTCTTGTATTAGCCAGGCCCTGTTTTGAGAACGGTCCTGGCCAGGTGTGGCAATCAGTATTGCCGGCATCCCCCCTTCATCAAACCCTGGAGAGTGTGAAAACATGCCCAAATCAGTCCGGTCCTTAGCCTTCTTCATCTTCATAACATTGGGAATAGGACTCACCGCGCAGCGCGTCGTAGCAGCGCAATGCTACTTCCACTCCGCCAACCTCGGCTACATTTGCGAAACCCGCCCCGTGCCGCCGCAGTTTGTCTCCCCTATTCCCGAACCGGACGGCCTGCTAGACCATCGTAGCTATGCCTACCTGGACGACTACGTCAACGTATACCCGGAACCAACCACAGCGGTCGCCCCGCTGCGCAACGTAGGACGTGGCTATTTTTATGTCAGCGTGAATTATCCCTTGAAAAATGACCAGGGCGAGTTGTGGTACATGATCAATCCGGGCGAGTATGTGCCGGAAAGCGCGATCCGCCCCGTGGAAATTTCCCAATTCAGCGGCGTCGTCCTCACCAGTCCGCCAGAGCGTCCTTTTGGCTGGATATTGGCGCGCGTCCGCCCCAGCAGCACGCCGGGGGGCGAACCCAATCCCGATTACTCCATGCTGGAACGGTACACGTTTTTTGAGGTCATGGACGCGCAGGTGGTTCCCACAGACGATGACTGGATTTGGTACAACATTGGCGGGGACCGCTGGATCCGGCAGACGTATGTGGGGTTGGTTGACCCCAGTCCGCGACCGGCGGAGGTGGGGGAGAATGAGTTTTGGTCGGAAGTGGACCTATACGAGCAAACTTTTGCCGCCTACGAAGGGGACCGCATGGTGTTTGCCTCGCTCATTTCCAGTGGCCTCAATCGCTGGCCGACGCGGGAGGGGTTGTACCAGGTGTGGGACCGGTGGGATGAGACGTTGATGGATGGGGCCGAGGGGAAGGTTGACTACTACGTGGTGGAAGATGTGCCGTATACGATGTATTTCGATAAGGTGATGGAGATCGCCTTACACGGGGCGTATTGGCACGACCGTTTTGGCTACAAGCATAGCCACGGCTGCGTGAACATGCCGCCGCTGGCCGCGCAGTGGGTTTACAACTGGTCGGCGACGGGGCCGGATGCGTTGTGGGTCTATGTGCATACGTCGGACCCCACCCATTACTTCACCCGTTTTGGGCAGCGGGATGGATAGCGATGGGGATTGGTCCAATCACCCAGATTGGACCAATCCGCCATGAGTATCAGCGGCCAACTCCGAGGCTGCCTCCGAATGCGGCGGACATTTCTTCGTAGATGCCGGCAATACTCGCCTCATTCCCCAGATAGAAATTGCCAAACGTCCGCTGGGCCAGTTCCTGCAACAACGTTTCATCCGCATCAGACCCATACGCAATGGTGAACACCGTCGTACCGTTCGCCGCCGCCGCATCGATCAGCCGCTCGTCAAAACTGTAACGGTAGCTGTACGTATCCAGACCATCCGTGAGAACCACCAGGGCATTCGTCGTCTGCGGCGTGGTTGTCTCCGCGATGCGCTCCGCCCCCAGGCCAATCGCATCATAGAGCGCCGTATCGCCCCGCGCTTCCAGCCCCTGAATTTGGGCCACAATCGCCTCGCGGAACGTTCCCACCTGTTCGTGGTCCACCACCACGTTCAGCGCATCAGAAAAAGCGATCAGGGTGAGATAGTCCTCA
This region includes:
- a CDS encoding L,D-transpeptidase yields the protein MPKSVRSLAFFIFITLGIGLTAQRVVAAQCYFHSANLGYICETRPVPPQFVSPIPEPDGLLDHRSYAYLDDYVNVYPEPTTAVAPLRNVGRGYFYVSVNYPLKNDQGELWYMINPGEYVPESAIRPVEISQFSGVVLTSPPERPFGWILARVRPSSTPGGEPNPDYSMLERYTFFEVMDAQVVPTDDDWIWYNIGGDRWIRQTYVGLVDPSPRPAEVGENEFWSEVDLYEQTFAAYEGDRMVFASLISSGLNRWPTREGLYQVWDRWDETLMDGAEGKVDYYVVEDVPYTMYFDKVMEIALHGAYWHDRFGYKHSHGCVNMPPLAAQWVYNWSATGPDALWVYVHTSDPTHYFTRFGQRDG